Part of the Xanthomonas sp. SI genome is shown below.
GCGCCGGAGCCGGTGGCCCCGGTCGCCAGCGATGCGGCCGCCGCGCGCACGCCGCCGGCGCCGTTGCTGGAGCCGTTCGCCGGCAACCTCGACTCGCACTACACCTTCGCCAACTTCGTCGAAGGCCGCAGCAACCAACTCGGCCTGGCCGCGGCCACGCAGGCGGCGCAGAAGCCCGGCGACCGCGCGCACAACCCGCTGCTGCTGTACGGCAGCACCGGCCTGGGCAAGACCCACCTGATGTTCGCCGCCGGCAACGCGATGCGCGAGCAGAACCCCAACGCGCGGGTCATGTACCTGCGCTCGGAACAGTTCTTCAGCGCGATGATCCGCGCGCTGCAGGACAAGACCATGGACCAGTTCAAGCGCCAGTTCCAGCAGGTGGACGCGCTGCTGATCGACGACATCCAGTTCTTCGCCGGCAAGGACCGCACCCAGGAAGAGTTCTTCCACACCTTCAACGCGCTGTTCGACGGCCGCCAGCAGATCATCCTGACCTGCGACCGCTACCCGCGCGAGGTCGAAGGCCTGGAGCCGCGGCTGAAGTCGCGCCTGGCCTGGGGCCTGTCGGTGGCGATCGACCCGCCCGACTTCGAGACCCGAGCGGCGATCGTGCTGGCCAAGGCGCGCGAACGCGGCGCCGAGATTCCCGATGACGTGGCGTTCCTGATCGCCAAGAAGATGCGCTCCAACGTGCGCGACCTGGAAGGCGCGCTCAACACGCTGGCCGCCCGCGCCAACTTCACCGGCCGTGCGATCACCACCGAGTTCGCCCAGGAGACGCTGCGCGACCTGCTGCGCGCGCAGCAGCAGGCGATCGGCATCCCCAACATCCAGAAGACCGTGGCCGACTACTACGGCCTGCAGATCAAGGACCTGCTGTCCAAGCGCCGTACCCGCTCGCTGGCGCGGCCGCGGCAGGTGGCGATGGCCCTGACCAAGGAACTGACCGAACACAGCCTGCCGGAGATCGGCGACGCGTTCGCCGGCCGCGACCACACCACCGTGCTGCACGCCTGCCGGCAGATCAAGCACCTGATGGAAACCGACGGCAAGTTGCGCGAGGACTGGGACAAGCTGATCCGCAAGCTGAGCGAGTAGCGGGCCGGCACCGCGCCGGAAAGGCGCGGATCGGCACCCTCGCGAGCGCTCCGGTGCGGCATGCCGGAAGCGGCGGATAAATCGGTGCATGACTTCGCGACAAATCCGGTAGAAACTGTGGATAAAGTGCAGCGCGGCGGCGCCGGCAAAACTATCCACAGGTTTCCCCACCCCTACAGGGGCAGTAATACCCGGGATTGAAGGGCTGAAAAACCCTTTGAATCCAGATAGTTAAGCTACCTTTGCACCGAAAATCGCTCTACCATCACCACCAAGCTTTTGATTTATTCCATATCTTTTTAAAGCATAGGGGCACGGAACCACATGCGTTTCACACTGCAGCGCGAAGCCTTCCTCAAGCCATTGGCGCAAGTCGTCAATGTGGTCGAACGCCGCCAGACCTTGCCGGTTCTGGCCAACTTCCTGGTGCAGGTGCACGACGGGCAACTGTCGCTGACCGGTACCGACCTGGAAGTGGAAATGGTGTCGCGTATCGCGGTCGACGACGCACAGGACGGCGAAACCACGATCCCGGCACGCAAGCTGTTCGAGATCATTCGGGCGCTGCCCGACGGCAGCAAGATCACCGTCTCGCAGACCGGCGACAAGATCACCGTGCAGGCCGGGCGTAGCCGCTTCACCCTGGCCACGCTGCCCGCCAACGATTTCCCGTCGGTCGACGAAGTGGAAGCCACCGAGCGGGTGCTGGTGCCGGAAGCGGCGCTGAAGGAACTGATCGAGCGCACCGCCTTTGCGATGGCGCAGCAGGACGTGCGCTATTACCTCAATGGCCTGCTGTTCGACCTGCGCGACCAGACGCTGCGCTGCGTGGCCACAGATGGCCATCGCCTGGCGCTGTGCGAGACCGAACTGGAGAACGCCGGTGGCGCCAAGCGCCAGATCATCGTGCCGCGCAAGGGCGTGACCGAGCTGCAGCGCCTGCTGGAAGGCGGCGATCGCGAGGTCGAGCTGGAAGTGGGCCGCAGCCACGTGCGGGTCAAGCGCGACGATGTCACTTTCACCTCGAAGCTGATCGACGGCCGTTTCCCCGATTACGAAGCGGTGATCCCGATCGGTGCCGACCGTGAGGTCAAGCTGGATCGCGAGGCCCTGCGCGCGGCGCTGCAGCGTGCGGCGATCCTGTCCAACGAAAAGTACCGCGGCGTGCGCGTGGAAGTCTCGCCGGGGCAGCTGAAGATCAGCGCGCACAATCCCGAGCAGGAAGAAGCGCAGGAAGAGATCGAGGCCGACACCAAGGTCAGCGACCTGGCGATCGGCTTCAACGTGAACTACCTGCTCGACGCG
Proteins encoded:
- the dnaA gene encoding chromosomal replication initiator protein DnaA, with amino-acid sequence MDAWPRCLERLEAEFPAEDVHTWLKPLQAEQRHDNSMVLYAPNAFIVEQVRERYLARIRELMTYFAGSGEVALQVGSRPRAPEPVAPVASDAAAARTPPAPLLEPFAGNLDSHYTFANFVEGRSNQLGLAAATQAAQKPGDRAHNPLLLYGSTGLGKTHLMFAAGNAMREQNPNARVMYLRSEQFFSAMIRALQDKTMDQFKRQFQQVDALLIDDIQFFAGKDRTQEEFFHTFNALFDGRQQIILTCDRYPREVEGLEPRLKSRLAWGLSVAIDPPDFETRAAIVLAKARERGAEIPDDVAFLIAKKMRSNVRDLEGALNTLAARANFTGRAITTEFAQETLRDLLRAQQQAIGIPNIQKTVADYYGLQIKDLLSKRRTRSLARPRQVAMALTKELTEHSLPEIGDAFAGRDHTTVLHACRQIKHLMETDGKLREDWDKLIRKLSE
- the dnaN gene encoding DNA polymerase III subunit beta, yielding MRFTLQREAFLKPLAQVVNVVERRQTLPVLANFLVQVHDGQLSLTGTDLEVEMVSRIAVDDAQDGETTIPARKLFEIIRALPDGSKITVSQTGDKITVQAGRSRFTLATLPANDFPSVDEVEATERVLVPEAALKELIERTAFAMAQQDVRYYLNGLLFDLRDQTLRCVATDGHRLALCETELENAGGAKRQIIVPRKGVTELQRLLEGGDREVELEVGRSHVRVKRDDVTFTSKLIDGRFPDYEAVIPIGADREVKLDREALRAALQRAAILSNEKYRGVRVEVSPGQLKISAHNPEQEEAQEEIEADTKVSDLAIGFNVNYLLDALSALREEFIVIQLRDANSSALVREASSARSRHVVMPLRL